The proteins below come from a single Juglans regia cultivar Chandler chromosome 12, Walnut 2.0, whole genome shotgun sequence genomic window:
- the LOC109005928 gene encoding probable prolyl 4-hydroxylase 4, which yields MPKVGHLPFLFFISISLFLRESLGSYAGSASSIINPAKVKQVSWKPRAFVYEGFLTDLECEHLISLAKSELKRSAVADNVSGKSKLSEVRTSSGMFISKGKDPIVAGIEDKISSWTFLPKENGEDIQVLRYEHGQKYDPHYDYFADKVNIARGGHRIATVLMYLTDVTEGGETVFPAAEENPRHKASETDNNLSECAKKGIAVKPRRGDALLFFSLHPTAIPDPSSLHAGCPVLEGEKWSATKWIHVDSFDKNLAAGGNCTDQNDSCERWAALGECTKNPEYMLGSPELPGYCRRSCKVC from the exons ATGCCGAAAGTTGGGCATCTTCCGTTCCTCTTTTTTATTTCGATCTCGTTGTTTCTCCGTGAATCTTTGGGCTCCTATGCTGGTTCAGCTAGTTCCATCATCAATCCCGCTAAAGTTAAACAAGTTTCATGGAAGccaag AGCTTTCGTCTACGAAGGTTTCCTTACAGACTTGGAATGCGAGCACTTGATCTCTCTC GCGAAATCGGAGCTGAAGAGATCTGCGGTCGCAGATAACGTGTCCGGAAAAAGCAAGCTCAGCGAAGTTCGCACGAGTTCCGGGATGTTCATATCAAAGGGGAAG GATCCTATTGTTGCTGGTATAGAGGACAAGATATCTTCCTGGACATTTCTTCCAAAAG AAAATGGGGAAGACATACAAGTATTAAGATATGAACATGGGCAGAAATATGACCCACACTACGATTACTTTGCTGACAAGGTTAATATAGCTCGGGGTGGACATCGAATTGCAACGGTACTCATGTATCTAACTGATGTGACCGAAGGTGGTGAAACAGTGTTCCCTGCAGCAGAG GAAAATCCCCGTCATAAAGCTTCTGAAACAGACAATAATCTGTCCGAGTGTGCGAAGAAAGGAATTGCAG TGAAACCACGGAGAGGGGATGCCCTTCTTTTCTTCAGTCTTCACCCAACTGCGATTCCAGACCCAAGCAGTCTCCATGCAGGTTGCCCTGTGCTTGAAGGTGAGAAATGGTCAGCAACAAAGTGGATCCATGTAGACTCATTTGACAAGAACTTGGCAGCTGGTGGAAACTGCACAGATCAGAATGATAGCTGTGAGAGATGGGCAGCCCTTGGAGAATGCACGAAGAACCCAGAGTATATGCTCGGATCTCCAGAACTTCCTGGTTACTGTCGGAGGAGCTGCAAGGTTTGTTAG
- the LOC109005927 gene encoding uncharacterized protein At4g15545-like isoform X1, with protein sequence MAKDSGGPNFDLPQEVLEVLPSDPFEQLDVARKITSIAISTRVSALESQSSALRSKLADKDQLVADLRAQIEDLDASLSDTADQLALANEEKESLLKQNASLSNTVKKLNRDVSKLEVFRKTLVQSLQEEDENNAGAPEVVAKIQSQSSLSSASQIGDDDATFPYSRYSSFQSQRPELGNSFAEDHEADVRPRISLGLLLASQAGTPQLTPPDSPHSLSASVSPARTSKPVSPRLYSTSSLVHSSHHGSISSSDTGSHSGRTRVDGKEFFRQVRIRVSYEQFGAFLANVKELNAHKQTKEETLLKADEIFGPDNKDLYKIFEGLVTRNVH encoded by the exons ATGGCGAAGGATTCTGGTGGCCCCAACTTCGATCTTCCCCAGGAGGTGTTGGAAGTGCTGCCGTCCGATCCTTTCGAGCAGCTCGATGTGGCCCGCAAAATCACCTCCATTGCCATCTCCACCCGCGTCTCCGCTCTCGAATCCCAGTCCTCCGCCCTCCGCTCCAAACTGGCCGACAAGGACCAGCTCGTCGCCGACCTCCGGGCCCAGATTGAGGATCTCGATGCCTCCCTATCCGATACCGCCGATCAACTCGCCCTTGCCAACGAGGAAAAG GAGAGCTTGCTAAAACAGAACGCTTCGCTGTCCAACACCGTGAAGAAGCTTAATCGAGATGTCTCCAAG TTGGAGGTCTTCAGGAAGACACTCGTGCAATCTCTTCAAGAGGAGGATGAAAATAAT GCCGGGGCTCCAGAGGTTGTTGCTAAGATACAAAGCCAATCAAGTTTATCTTCTGCGTCACAGATAGGAG acGATGATGCCACATTTCCATATTCTAGATATTCTTCATTCCAGAGTCAGAGGCCTGAACTAGGAAATTCATTTGCAGAGGATCATGAGGCTGATG TAAGACCTCGCATCTCACTTGGCCTCCTATTAGCATCCCAAGCTGGCACACCTCAGCTCACTCCTCCAGATTCCCCCCATAGCCTATCTGCATCGGTGTCTCCAGCAAGAACATCTAAACCTGTGTCTCCAAGGCTGTATTCAACGTCTTCTTTGGTGCACTCAAGCCATCATGGTTCGATATCAAGCTCTGACACAGGATCGCATAGTG GAAGAACACGGGTTGATGGGAAAGAATTCTTTCGCCAAGTCAG GATCCGAGTGTCTTACGAGCAGTTTGGTGCCTTTCTAGCAAATGTTAAGGAATTGAATGCCCACAAGCAAACAAAAGAA GAGACTCTACTCAAGGCTGATGAGATTTTTGGCCCAGACAACAAGGATCTTTAtaagatatttgaggggttGGTCACTCGCAATGTCCACTGA
- the LOC109005927 gene encoding uncharacterized protein At4g15545-like isoform X2, which produces MAKDSGGPNFDLPQEVLEVLPSDPFEQLDVARKITSIAISTRVSALESQSSALRSKLADKDQLVADLRAQIEDLDASLSDTADQLALANEEKESLLKQNASLSNTVKKLNRDVSKLEVFRKTLVQSLQEEDENNAGAPEVVAKIQSQSSLSSASQIGDDDATFPYSRYSSFQSQRPELGNSFAEDHEADVRPRISLGLLLASQAGTPQLTPPDSPHSLSASVSPARTSKPVSPRLYSTSSLVHSSHHGSISSSDTGSHSGRTRVDGKEFFRQVRPFK; this is translated from the exons ATGGCGAAGGATTCTGGTGGCCCCAACTTCGATCTTCCCCAGGAGGTGTTGGAAGTGCTGCCGTCCGATCCTTTCGAGCAGCTCGATGTGGCCCGCAAAATCACCTCCATTGCCATCTCCACCCGCGTCTCCGCTCTCGAATCCCAGTCCTCCGCCCTCCGCTCCAAACTGGCCGACAAGGACCAGCTCGTCGCCGACCTCCGGGCCCAGATTGAGGATCTCGATGCCTCCCTATCCGATACCGCCGATCAACTCGCCCTTGCCAACGAGGAAAAG GAGAGCTTGCTAAAACAGAACGCTTCGCTGTCCAACACCGTGAAGAAGCTTAATCGAGATGTCTCCAAG TTGGAGGTCTTCAGGAAGACACTCGTGCAATCTCTTCAAGAGGAGGATGAAAATAAT GCCGGGGCTCCAGAGGTTGTTGCTAAGATACAAAGCCAATCAAGTTTATCTTCTGCGTCACAGATAGGAG acGATGATGCCACATTTCCATATTCTAGATATTCTTCATTCCAGAGTCAGAGGCCTGAACTAGGAAATTCATTTGCAGAGGATCATGAGGCTGATG TAAGACCTCGCATCTCACTTGGCCTCCTATTAGCATCCCAAGCTGGCACACCTCAGCTCACTCCTCCAGATTCCCCCCATAGCCTATCTGCATCGGTGTCTCCAGCAAGAACATCTAAACCTGTGTCTCCAAGGCTGTATTCAACGTCTTCTTTGGTGCACTCAAGCCATCATGGTTCGATATCAAGCTCTGACACAGGATCGCATAGTG GAAGAACACGGGTTGATGGGAAAGAATTCTTTCGCCAAGTCAG GCCTTTCAAATGA
- the LOC109005926 gene encoding uncharacterized protein LOC109005926: MGTEVLRPQDCLFGRVRDPHPVAFHRRRSNYGNFNPSYVFNPRSTRKPAVRFEKTDQKKGSGSSQSELSVSKRSGSSDDLKTGRRSLSMEKVTILRRGESLDSNIKSQALRKEGDGLVVMGTQRLGPDPRMVPKQIRIVDPRSPPMNGKCDMYAGSAFATSPAPSSLPLPSFSKKKQVSAIVDDSATRDLRRLLRLDL, translated from the coding sequence ATGGGGACCGAGGTTTTACGGCCTCAAGACTGTTTGTTTGGACGGGTCAGAGACCCTCATCCGGTGGCTTTTCATCGCCGGAGAAGTAATTATGGAAATTTTAACCCGAGTTATGTATTTAATCCTAGATCTACCCGAAAACCGGCTGTCCGGTTCGAGAAAACGGACCAGAAAAAAGGGTCCGGTTCGAGCCAGTCGGAGCTGTCGGTCTCGAAGAGATCGGGATCCTCCGACGACTTGAAGACGGGGAGAAGGAGTCTCTCAATGGAGAAGGTGACGATTTTGAGGAGAGGCGAGTCGCTGGACTCGAATATCAAGAGCCAGGCGCTGAGGAAGGAAGGTGACGGTCTGGTTGTTATGGGGACGCAGAGGCTGGGTCCGGACCCTAGAATGGTGCCGAAGCAGATCCGGATCGTGGATCCGAGGTCTCCGCCGATGAACGGGAAGTGTGACATGTACGCGGGGTCGGCTTTCGCGACGTCTCCGGCGCCGAGCTCGCTGCCGCTTCCATCGTTCTCGAAAAAGAAACAGGTTTCAGCCATCGTCGATGACTCGGCCACCAGAGATCTGAGGCGGTTGCTTAGGCTCGATTTGTGA